The following proteins are co-located in the Carboxydothermus pertinax genome:
- a CDS encoding BlaI/MecI/CopY family transcriptional regulator, whose protein sequence is MSWLEGEFKPQNKGVAKVLGELEARVMEIMWDLGEATVKDVHKVINQEKRLAYTTILTIMGRLHEKGLLTKKSIGLAHS, encoded by the coding sequence ATGAGTTGGCTAGAAGGGGAATTTAAACCCCAAAATAAGGGAGTAGCTAAGGTTTTAGGTGAGTTAGAAGCCAGAGTTATGGAAATTATGTGGGATTTAGGTGAAGCTACAGTTAAGGATGTTCACAAGGTGATTAATCAGGAAAAAAGGCTCGCCTATACCACGATTCTCACTATTATGGGACGACTTCACGAAAAAGGTCTTTTAACCAAAAAGAGCATTGGCCTTGCCCACTCCTAA
- a CDS encoding Fur family transcriptional regulator — protein MENIISQVGKMLRDSDYKLTPQREEILRVLIENQDKHLSAEEILGLVKEKAPEVGLATVYRTLEILYSLGLVHCMDFGDGRKRYEFELLDTRAHQHHHLICLRCGKIEEIEEDLLEELEREVYRSKGFTVTNHQLKIYGFCKNCAPKLEGEI, from the coding sequence ATGGAAAATATAATAAGTCAAGTGGGAAAAATGCTGCGGGATAGCGATTATAAGCTTACCCCTCAAAGAGAGGAAATCCTTCGGGTTTTAATTGAAAACCAGGACAAACATTTAAGTGCTGAAGAAATTTTAGGCCTTGTGAAAGAAAAAGCTCCGGAAGTAGGATTAGCCACTGTTTATCGAACCCTAGAAATATTATATTCTTTGGGACTGGTCCACTGCATGGATTTTGGCGATGGACGGAAAAGATATGAGTTTGAACTCCTCGATACTAGGGCGCACCAACACCATCATTTAATTTGTTTAAGATGTGGTAAAATTGAGGAAATTGAAGAAGACCTTTTGGAGGAACTGGAGCGGGAAGTTTACAGGAGCAAAGGCTTTACTGTAACTAATCACCAGCTAAAAATTTATGGTTTTTGTAAAAATTGTGCTCCAAAATTGGAAGGGGAGATTTAA